The genomic stretch CTCGGGTTTGAGGAACTTCTGCACGTAAGGTTTGTTCATCAGTCGCGGACCACCGAGCCTGCCAATCATGTAGAGAAACAGATCGGTGCCAAGCACAGCACCAATGCAGAACAGCCAACTGATCAGAAGGATGGCATCGGGATTATTGTGAATCCAGGCACCCAGGCCTGCCACGGCTACTTCTTCTGGAATAAATGGGATCAGCCCTACGCCGGTGACAAAAATCCATCCGACGATGATGCTATACACATATAAGGCAGCTAGATTCAAAACTGTATCCCGTGAAGGATAGCCGGTTATTTACTTATCCTTTGTTCTATCATTCATTCGTCAGTTCACGAAGTCCATTCTTCAGCTAAGCGTGAAAATCACTGGTACTGAACGAATCGTCGAACCGGTTATCTGGTTTATTCGCAGTCCAGATCCCGCTCCGACAGAACCGTGAAGCCCTGCCTTTGAAGAGTCTGGCTGCCTGTTTCATGGTCATCCACATGGATGGCCAGCACCGGGCGATGGCTGGCACTGCCAATCATCAGCGGGTAGGCATAGTGGATGTTGATCTCAGCAGCCAGTAGAGCCTTGCAGACCATGCCAACCGGAGCATTGCCCTGAGGCAATTGAACCAGCAGCAGATCGCATTCCAGAAAAGGCAGTTTGGCCTGTTGCAGTGTTTCAACTGCCCGCTCCGGGTCGCTCAGAATCAGACGAATCACTGCACAGTCGGCTGAATCAACCACCGACATGGCCACAATGCGATTGCCTGATGCTTCCAGCCTGCGAACCATATCAAGCAGGGCGCCGACCCGGTTTTCCAGGAAAATACTGAACTGGCGTACGCCAGGATAATCCCTGCCACGCAGCGTACTCAGTTCAGTTCCCCCTTCATCACCGTATGTCATGTTCCCCTCATTCTTTGTCGCCTGCATCCTAGCAAAGGTAACTGACGATTGCAAACACTGTCATCGTCCTGGAATCTGCATGGGCTGTGGTACTTTCAACAAGAGTGAGAACGGGCTTTTCTCATCCTTCTGCTGCTGAGCAAACTGCGACAGAATGTTCCAGGCTTGTTCCATGTTTGGATCAAACCGGTGTTCAAAGGCACCCACAGTCACCAGACTGTACTGGCGGGTGTGGAAAACGTAGGCATCGTAGCCTTTGCCGCCATCACGCAGCAGTTCCGCCATCTGCCTGGCGGTTTCTGCAGCATTCTCGAGGCCCTTCCCCAGTGACGCCGGGGTGGATCGGTTGCCTACCTGCACGACGCTGGAATTGAGCGGACTTACTTCCGAAGGTGGATCAAACTTGGCGACCACCAGAGTCCAGCTTTTGGGACAGGAAAAGATGGAGTGCTTTTCCCGGGCGTTCAGTTCGTTCCAGGCCGGATCCATCGGCACCGAGTTTTTATTCTGAACCGTAACTGTTGGTGATTTTTTCCGCGTCACCACCGGGTTACGCACTACAAAAGCCTGGCGATACGGATTACCCAGACTCTGTTTTATGCGCTTGCCTTCTTCCGATTGTGTCGTGGCCCGTAGACCGAAGATGCCGCCAAAGGTATTGGCCTCCGGATCACGTACTGCTTTGGCCTTGGGTTCGTTGTAAAGATGGACACCGAACGCTGGAATGCTCGATGGCGGATCAAATTCCTTGATGCGTGCCGCTTCGATACGGGCGTTTTCCATGTCAGGAAAGCTGCCGACAAAGACAGAAAATTCCTTGATGACCCGAACGGTTTTAAGCTTCTGTCTTTCAGTGCTTTCAGCCAGGGTTTCGCTGCCAATGGTTTTGAGCTGCATTTGCCTTAACGCTTCCCGATCCTGCCG from Planctomycetia bacterium encodes the following:
- a CDS encoding acetolactate synthase produces the protein MTYGDEGGTELSTLRGRDYPGVRQFSIFLENRVGALLDMVRRLEASGNRIVAMSVVDSADCAVIRLILSDPERAVETLQQAKLPFLECDLLLVQLPQGNAPVGMVCKALLAAEINIHYAYPLMIGSASHRPVLAIHVDDHETGSQTLQRQGFTVLSERDLDCE